Proteins encoded together in one Lathyrus oleraceus cultivar Zhongwan6 chromosome 5, CAAS_Psat_ZW6_1.0, whole genome shotgun sequence window:
- the LOC127082166 gene encoding uncharacterized protein LOC127082166, translating to MSDNTKPSSLEASNINSSPLTTSMQHNTKPSSSTTPNTNPSNTQPRKRLIIKLSYPPGSRKRDSDSCATDENKRRKIQDSVKPIISCYWVDSNYQTKSTALSQPKNNGNVVENKKIIKNQVSNTIPLSQPKDNDNVVEDKKMINNHLFKTTPLSQPKDNMKDSVTRGEECGLKKAMECVKRRQCWLILKRMLVDRDGWDLKDPPKIAKSNKCKIKAIGLKEIERKMRLYATEDEFASDMRLVFSNAMVMYPPRNHIYQIAKKFSDTFEHKWKSLKNMWELEDTKRSNTHKRY from the coding sequence ATGTCCGACAACACCAAACCTTCTTCCTTAGAAGCATCGAACATAAACTCTTCTCCCTTAACTACATCCATGCAACATAACACCAAACCTTCTTCCTCAACAACACCCAACACTAACCCTTCGAACACACAACCTCGTAAAAGACTTATCATCAAGCTCAGTTATCCTCCTGGTTCAAGAAAACGCGATTCAGATTCTTGTGCCACAGATGAAAACAAGAGAAGGAAGATTCAAGATTCTGTAAAACCAATCATATCCTGTTATTGGGTTGATTCAAATTATCAAACCAAATCAACAGCTTTGTCTCAACCAAAGAATAATGGCAATGTTGTTGAAAACAAGAAGATCATCAAGAACCAAGTTTCCAACACAATACCTTTGTCTCAACCAAAGGATAATGACAATGTTGTTGAAGACAAGAAGATGATCAATAACCATCTTTTCAAAACAACACCTTTGTCTCAACCAAAGGATAACATGAAGGATTCTGTGACAAGAGGTGAAGAATGTGGGTTGAAGAAAGCGATGGAGTGTGTTAAGAGGAGGCAATGTTGGTTGATATTGAAGAGGATGTTGGTAGACAGAGATGGTTGGGATTTGAAAGATCCTCCAAAAATAGCAAAGTCTAATAAGTGTAAGATAAAGGCAATAGGTTTGAAGGAAATAGAGAGAAAAATGAGGTTGTATGCAACAGAGGATGAGTTTGCTAGCGACATGAGGCTTGTGTTCTCTAATGCAATGGTAATGTATCCTCCAAGGAATCATATTTACCAAATTGCAAAAAAGTTTAGTGACACTTTTGAACACAAATGGAAGTCATTGAAGAATATGTGGGAACTTGAGGATACAAAAAGAAGCAACACTCACAAGAGATACTAA